A single genomic interval of Mycobacterium sp. DL592 harbors:
- a CDS encoding competence/damage-inducible protein A yields MSARAGIVVTGTEVLTGRVADRNGPWVADRLLELGVELAHITICGDRAADIEAQLRFLAAEGVDLIVTTGGLGPTADDMTVETVARFCGRELILDAALEAKIAAILKSLMARYTGVDFDAVMAANRKQAMVPAGAEVIDPVGTAPGVVVPGTPVVLVLPGPPRELQAMWPNAVASGIVQTAIAGRTVYHQDTVRMFGLAESGLAETLREAERTIADFTELEITTCLRRGEVEMVTRYEPHSAAVYDRLMTLLRERHGAMVFSEDGSLVDDQVAALLARRRIATAESCTAGMLAARLTDRPGSSDYVAGGVVAYANEAKTALLGVDAGLIEAHGAVSQEVAEAMAAGALDRFGADTAVSITGIAGPGGGTPDKPVGTVWFCVRLSDGTTVSRSVRLPGERSDIRERSTTVAMHMLRRTLLGETGPTFS; encoded by the coding sequence ATGAGCGCACGCGCGGGAATCGTGGTGACCGGAACCGAGGTGCTGACCGGGCGGGTGGCCGACCGCAACGGTCCCTGGGTCGCCGACCGCCTGCTGGAGCTGGGTGTCGAGCTGGCCCACATCACGATCTGCGGTGACCGGGCCGCCGATATCGAAGCCCAATTGCGGTTCCTGGCCGCTGAAGGCGTCGACCTGATCGTCACCACCGGCGGGCTGGGCCCGACCGCCGACGACATGACGGTGGAGACGGTGGCGCGATTCTGCGGACGGGAACTGATCCTCGACGCCGCACTCGAAGCCAAGATCGCGGCGATCCTGAAGTCGCTGATGGCCCGCTACACCGGGGTCGACTTCGACGCCGTCATGGCCGCCAACCGCAAGCAGGCGATGGTGCCTGCGGGGGCTGAGGTCATCGACCCGGTGGGCACCGCACCTGGGGTGGTGGTGCCCGGCACGCCTGTGGTGCTCGTGCTTCCCGGGCCGCCGCGTGAACTGCAGGCGATGTGGCCGAATGCGGTGGCGAGCGGGATCGTGCAGACGGCCATCGCGGGACGGACGGTGTACCACCAGGACACCGTCCGCATGTTCGGGCTGGCCGAATCCGGCCTCGCCGAAACACTGCGGGAGGCCGAGCGCACCATCGCAGACTTCACCGAGCTGGAGATCACCACCTGCCTGCGCCGCGGCGAGGTCGAGATGGTCACCCGCTACGAACCGCACAGCGCGGCGGTCTACGACCGGCTGATGACGCTGCTCCGCGAGCGGCACGGCGCGATGGTCTTCTCCGAGGACGGGTCGCTGGTCGACGACCAGGTGGCGGCGCTGCTGGCCCGCCGGCGCATCGCCACGGCCGAGTCGTGCACCGCCGGGATGCTGGCCGCCCGCCTCACCGACCGCCCGGGCTCCTCGGACTACGTCGCAGGCGGAGTCGTCGCTTATGCCAACGAAGCCAAGACCGCCCTGCTGGGCGTCGACGCCGGCCTCATCGAAGCCCACGGGGCGGTGTCGCAGGAAGTCGCCGAGGCGATGGCCGCAGGTGCTTTGGACCGCTTCGGCGCCGACACCGCAGTCTCGATCACCGGCATCGCGGGCCCAGGGGGCGGAACACCAGACAAACCGGTGGGCACGGTGTGGTTCTGCGTGCGGCTCTCCGACGGCACGACGGTGAGCCGGTCGGTGCGTCTGCCCGGGGAACGCTCGGATATCCGGGAGCGCTCGACGACCGTGGCGATGCACATGCTGCGCCGGACGCTTCTGGGCGAGACCGGCCCGACGTTCAGTTGA
- a CDS encoding GNAT family N-acetyltransferase: MTHHDRAAARREIADALLKALERRHEVLDVIVDSDDRASAVEAVSALLGTSRLGSEAVLGLSFDQVTKASRDLITDEINDLNSQLSFTLGERPASTDESLQLRPFSDESDRDIFATRTQEIGAAGDGSGSPAGDLDDEIRSARDRLNAEEAAWFVAIDGDEKVGLVFGELVGGEVNVRIWIHPDHRKKGYGTSALRKSRAELAAAFPAVPLVVRAPGAALR, translated from the coding sequence ATGACTCACCATGACCGCGCCGCCGCTCGCCGCGAGATTGCCGATGCTCTGTTGAAGGCTCTCGAACGCCGCCATGAAGTGCTCGACGTCATCGTCGACTCGGATGACCGGGCCTCGGCGGTGGAGGCCGTCTCCGCTCTGCTCGGCACCTCCCGCCTGGGCAGTGAAGCCGTCCTGGGGTTGTCCTTCGATCAGGTGACCAAGGCGTCCCGCGACCTCATCACCGACGAGATCAACGACCTCAACAGCCAGTTGTCGTTCACTCTGGGGGAGCGCCCGGCGAGTACGGACGAGAGCCTGCAGCTGCGGCCCTTCTCCGACGAGTCCGACCGAGACATCTTCGCCACCCGTACCCAGGAGATCGGCGCCGCCGGCGACGGTTCCGGTTCGCCCGCAGGAGACCTCGACGACGAAATCCGTTCGGCGCGTGATCGTTTGAATGCCGAGGAGGCGGCGTGGTTCGTGGCCATCGACGGTGACGAGAAGGTCGGCCTGGTGTTCGGCGAGCTGGTCGGCGGCGAGGTCAACGTCCGCATCTGGATTCATCCCGACCACCGGAAGAAGGGCTACGGCACCTCGGCGTTGCGTAAGTCGCGCGCGGAACTCGCCGCCGCTTTCCCCGCCGTACCGCTGGTGGTGCGCGCTCCCGGCGCTGCGCTGCGCTGA